A portion of the Salarias fasciatus chromosome 15, fSalaFa1.1, whole genome shotgun sequence genome contains these proteins:
- the LOC115402216 gene encoding LOW QUALITY PROTEIN: all-trans retinoic acid-induced differentiation factor-like (The sequence of the model RefSeq protein was modified relative to this genomic sequence to represent the inferred CDS: deleted 2 bases in 1 codon), translating to MKAVYGSWKLAMLISTINICCNSSYELSEPQVCTLCGGTMLNSSEVGHFCWQSAGHIDGRCCWRKNNTSDRERIIGLDLSNCALTFVDDLKEASTAIIIDLSLNHIVNMSDTAFQGYTELNYMILPPDLDCPGGNASWESVGVNKGNRLCEGQKTMCDQTGQLSMLCPENSLCSPYGPGFFQCRCAGNYYGYKCLREGEFPAVQVFWRLAVVTVVLAAFLWVTQRRKAKPL from the exons ATGAAAGCTGTTTATGGCTCGTGGAAACTTGCTATGCTCATTTCAACCATAAATATATGTTGTAACTCGAGTTATGAATTGAGCGAGCCGCAG GTATGCACATTGTGTGGTGGGACGATGCTAAACAGCTCCGAGGTGGGTCATTTTTGCTGGCAATCCGCTGGACACATTGACGGACGTTGCTGCTGGAGAAAGAACAACACAAGTGATCGTGAACGCATCATCGG ATTAGATCTCTCCAATTGTGCCCTAACTTTTGTGGATGATCTCAAAGAAGCATCAACTGCCATAATAAT AGACCTTTCACTCAATCACATTGTCAACATGAGCGACACAGCATTTCAAGGCTACACTGAGCTCAATTACAT GATTCTGCCACCAGACCTTGATTGTCCTGGTGGCAACGCATCTTGGGAAAGTGTTGGGGTCAATAAGGGAAACCGT TTGTGTGAAGGTCAAAAAACTATGTGCGACCAGACCGGCCAGCTGT CCATGCTCTGCCCGGAGAACTCCCTCTGTTCCCCCTACGGTCCCGGCTTCTTCCAGTGCCGCTGTGCCGGAAACTACTACGGATACAAGTGTCTTCGAGAG GGAGAGTTCCCGGCTGTGCAGGTGTTTTGGCGTCTGGCGGTTGTCACCGTCGTCCTCGCAGCGTTTCTGTGGGTCACCCAAAGACggaaagccaagccgctctga